The window AACAGGAAAGAGAGGTAATAAATATGAGTCTTACAGCAATAAAAGGACTTCAATCAGAAATATATGTACCAATAACACCTCCACCAGTATGGGCACCTGTAACTAAAGAATTAAAAGATATGAAAATAGCTTTAGCTACAGCTGCTGGTGTGCACTTAAAAACAGATGCTAGATTTAATTTAGCAGGAGATTTTGGGTTCAGAGAAATTCCAGGAGATGCTCTAACTAGCGATATGATGGTATCACATGGTGGATACGATAATGCAGATGTTAACAAGGACATCAACTGTATGTTCCCTATAGATAGATTAAGAGAAGTTGCAGCAGAAGGATTCATCAAAGAAGTAGCTCCAAAACACTTTGGATTCATGGGCGGCGGTGGAGACCAACAAAAATTCACTGACGAAACTGGTCCAGAAATAGCTAGACAATTAAAAGAAGAAGGCGTAGATGCAGTTCTACTAACAGCTGGCTGAGGTACTTGCCACCGCTCTGCCGTGATCGTGCAGAGAGCGATTGAGGAAATAGGAATACCTACTATAATAATAGCAGCCCTTCCTCCAGTAGTAAGACAAAATGGTACTCCAAGAGCAGTTGCTCCATTAGTTCCAATGGGAGCAAATGCAG is drawn from Tepidibacter hydrothermalis and contains these coding sequences:
- the prdB gene encoding D-proline reductase (dithiol) protein PrdB, whose translation is MKRQEQKNKEQEREVINMSLTAIKGLQSEIYVPITPPPVWAPVTKELKDMKIALATAAGVHLKTDARFNLAGDFGFREIPGDALTSDMMVSHGGYDNADVNKDINCMFPIDRLREVAAEGFIKEVAPKHFGFMGGGGDQQKFTDETGPEIARQLKEEGVDAVLLTAGUGTCHRSAVIVQRAIEEIGIPTIIIAALPPVVRQNGTPRAVAPLVPMGANAGEPNNVEMQTNILKDTLTKLIEIPSAGKIIPLPYEYSAKV